The Novosphingobium humi DNA window CCGCGCGATGATCGAGCGCACGCAACTGCTTGAGGAAAGCATGCGCCGCAGCGAGCAGGAAGCCACCGCCCTGCGCAAGAGCCTCGACCGTGCCCAGCGCGACGCCCATGTCGATCACCTGACCGGCCTGCCCAATCGCCGCGCTTTTGAAGCCGTGCTGGAAAATGAATACCGCGAGGCGCAAGTGCGGATCGAGCCGCTTTGTCTGGCCTTTTGCGACATCGACCATTTCAAGCGCATCAACGACACCCATGGCCACGAGGCGGGCGACCGCGTGATTCAGGCCATCGCCCAGACGCTTCAGCGCCTGTCGGACGACAAATGCCATGTCGCGCGCCACGGCGGCGAGGAATTTGTCATGCTGTTTCGTGACAAGACCCCCTCGCAGGTTCATCAATTGCTGGACGAGGCGCGCGAAAATCTGGCGCGGCGCCATTTCGTCAACCGCAAGAGCGACCAGCCCATCGGGCAAATTACCATATCGGGGGGGGTGGCCAATGTCTTTGCCTTTCCCAACGCCCGCGCCGCGCTGGAGGCTGCCGACGGGGCGCTTTATCGCGCCAAACGCGGCGGCCGAAACCAGATCTGCATCGCCTAGAGCGCGGCGTCCGCCAGCGGGCGCCGCATCACTTCTGAACCAGACCATGGTCGCCCCTAGGCGCAATTGCGGAGGAGGTTCTGAGCCAAATTCGCAAGTACATTTATTTATTCGCCATCAGCACAACCGAATGCCGGCATGTTTTTGTAAATCAACAGCAACGGAAGGCTGACGCTGAACATGACAAACCCCAAGACCCCTCGCGCCGAGAGGGCTGGCGCCGGTGTCTATGGCCCCGTGATTGCGCTTGCTGTTGGGGTTCTCGCGGTATTGACACTTGTTGTGACTGTTATGGTCAACCAATTCGACGATGTCGCGCTTTTGATGCAGACCCAGACGGCCGACCGCGGTTACCGCAATCGCCTGACCAGCTTTGCCGCCGTTGTTCAACCGCGGCTGGAATCGGGGGAAGCGCTGCGCCATCTGACCGGCGCGTTCGATCCGGCTTGGATCGAGAGTAATCTGGCGCGCTATTTTCTTGATCGCGATAATATCACCCGGCTGATCGTGGTGGACGGGCGTGACCGTCCGCTGTTCTTTGCCATGGATGGGCGCAGCGTCGATCCGGGCATGATCAGCGGCGCCTATGCCAGCGCAATGGCCGATCTTCTGGGCCGGACGCGGGCGGCCGAAGCCTCGATCCCGTCCGGCAAGACCGATGCCTTGCCCCAGCCGGTCCAGTTCACCAATATCCTGTTTGCCGAAAACCAGCTTTATATCATGACCTCGACGCTGGTGCGCTCTCATGCGGGGGCTTTGGGCGGGCCGGTGGTGATCACCATGGCGCCGGTGGATCGCTCGGTGCTGTCGATTTTCAGCGTCGGCAAACTGGTAAACAATTTCCGCGTTACCACCGATCTGCGCGGCGATGACAAGACTGCGGTCCTCCCGCTACAGGATCTGGGCGGCAAGGTGGTGGCCGGTCTGGCATGGGATCGCCGCAATCCGGGCAGTGACCTTCTGGTGCGGCTGATGTGGCCGATGGTGGCGATGCTGCTGCTTTTGCTGCTGCTGGGCGCCAGCCTTGCGCGTCAGACGCACCGCTATGCGCGCGGCCTGATCCTGTCCGAGGCGCGGGCGCGCCATCTGGCTTTTCACGACACGCTGACCCAATTGCCCAATCGCGCGCTGATGTTCGAGCGGCTTAACCAGTTGCGCTCGCTGGCGCGGCGATCGGGGATGGATGTGGCGGTGCTATGTCTCGATCTGGACCGGTTCAAAGAGGTCAACGACACACTGGGCCATCCGGCCGGCGATACGCTGATCCGCGCGGCGGCGCGCAGGCTGGCCAATCTCCTGCGCGATACCGATACGGTGGCGCGGCTTGGCGGGGACGAGTTCGTGATCCTGCAGCCGCATTCGGGCGCGGCAGGCGCCGCCCATCTGGCCGAACGGATTATCAACGCCTTTGCCCGGCCGTTTGATATTGATGGGCAGGTGGTGGAAATCGGCTGCTCGATCGGCATCACCATCATCAGCGATCCCGACATTTCGGCCAGCGAGGTGCTGCGTCAGGCCGATCTGGCGCTCTATTGCTCCAAGGAAAAGGGGCGCAACCGAGCCACTTTCTTCGAGCCGGAAATGGATGCCGCGCTGCGCATCCGGCGCCACCTGGAAATGGACCTGCGCGAGGCTCTGAACGAAGAGATGCTGCATATGGTCTATCAGCCGCAGGTGGACGCCCAGGGCCGCATGCGCGGGGTCGAGGCGCTGGTGCGGTGGAACCATCCGGAAAAGGGCCTGATCCCCCCCAATGCCTTTGTGGTGTTGGCCGAGGAGAGCGGGCTGATCGCGCAATTGGGCGCTTTTATTGTCGGGCGCGTCTTTGCCGAAACGCGCAATTGGCATGGCGTGCCGGTGGCGATCAACGTTTCCGCGCTGCAATTGCGATCCCCCAATTTCATGGTAATGATCAGCCGCCTTGTGGCCGAACATGCCATCGACCCGCGCCAATATGAATTCGAGATCACCGAAACTGTGCTGTTGGGCGATGATGCGGCCACGCGCGACAATATCGCCACGCTCAAGCAGGAAGGCTTTGCCATCGCGCTGGACGATTTCGGCACGGGCTATTCCAGCCTGTCCTCGCTGCAACGCTTTGCGGTGGACCGGATCAAGATCGACCGCGCCTTTGTGCGCAATCTGGATGATGACGACGAGGATGCCGTCCGCCTTATTCAGGCGATCATCCAACTGGCTCTTGCGCTCGATCTCGAGGTGATTGCCGAGGGCGTGGAAACCGAAGGTCAGCGCGCGCGTTTGCTGGAATGCGGCTGCGACCATTTCCAGGGCTTCCTCTTTTCGCGCCCGGTCAGCGCGGAGACACTGGGCCAGATGATCGAATCGCGCGCGCCCTTGGGGCCGGTTCATTCGGCCGCGCTGCTGGCGGTATCGGCGGCAGGGCAGGGGCGCGGCAGATAGGCGCGCCTTTCGCCGCGCATCATCAACGGCAAAGGCGTCCGCAGACAGAGCCTGTCCGTCCTATCCGCCCGAAAGGGCGGGGGTATGCCCAGATCCAGGCTTGAGTAAGGCCATTGAGCGCCCCCGTGGCGGGAAGCGTTCGATGGCAATTCTTAACCATATTGCAATGTCTCAGGCGTAACCTTTCACGGTGGAAATACCTGTCCGGGGGCCTGTTGGCCTCCATTTTGCATCCGGCGAGAAAGAAGGGGCAACGATGCTCTGTGCGGCCCTGACCCCCGTCAAACAGCATTGGCGTGATCTCATTCCGGCTGCCGCCCTCATGATTGCCGTGACGGCGGCTATTGCCGTTGCCACGCTTTGGCCGTCGGGCGATCGGGGGCAATATGCCGTCATCGCGCCGCCATCCTATGATCTGGGGCGGACCATCGGGCTGGTGCGGGCCGCGGGCGGCAGCATCGTCGATGTCGGCGGTTTGACGAATGTCGTCATCCTGCATTCCGCCGACAAGAACGCCGTGAACGCGCTTTATCACGCGGGCGCCTGGCTGGTCATTGACCCCCAACTGCTTCGGGGCTGCGCAGGATTTCACCAAGTTGCAATCTCTCCTGGAGCCTCTGCCTGATGTCCGATCTCGATAAGCTGCGTGTCCGCTTTGGTCGGTTTCTGGTCATTTTCCTCTGGCTGCACATTCCGGTGCTCGCGGCGGTTGCCTTTGCCGTGGGTCGTCCGCCCGTTGCGGCTGGCCTTGCGGGCGCGCTTCTGGCGGCGGCCTATCATCTGATCTGGTGGAGGCGCGGAATTGCGCCTGTCACGCGCTATCTCTCCGCTGTCGCGCTGATGGGCGAACCGGCCCTGCTCGTCTATCTGCTGGCGGGGCATCCGTGGCAGATGGACATGCACATGTATTTCTTTGCGCTTTTGGCGCTGACCATCGCGTGGTGTGACTGGCGCGTGGTGGTGGTGGGCGCCGTGGCCATCGCCATACACCACATCATGCTGGACTTCCTTTTGCCCCTTGCCGTCTTTGCCGATGGAGCGGACGTAAGCCGGGTAGGGCTGCATGCCGGGATCGTTGCCCTGCAGACCGGGGTGCTGGTCTGGCTGAGCAGGACGCTGGTTGAAAGCTTTGCGATCAACAATGAGGCGCTGCGCGAAAGGACGTTGGAGGCCGAGGAGGCCAACCGGGCAAAAAGCCTGTTTCTGGCCAACATGAGCCACGAAATCCGTACGCCGATGAACGCCATTCTGGGATTTTGCCATCTCGCCTTGCGCACGGGCTTGACGCCCAAGCAGCAGGACTATGTTTCCAAGATCAACGGCGCGGGACTGTCCCTTTTACGGCTGATCAACGACATCCTCGATTTCTCCAAGATCGAGGCGGGCAAGCTCTCGCTGGAGATCGCGCCTTTCGACCTGCGGGCCGCGCTCGAAGGCCAACTGGCCATGGCGTCGGTCGAAGCCGCCAAAAAGCGTGTTGCCGTCGAGCTTATCATGGACCCCACCGTGCCCGCCTCGCTGCTGGGTGATTGTCTGCGCCTCAACCAGATCGTGCTGAACGTGGTAAGCAACGCTGTAAAGTTCACCGAAAACGGCACGGTCACGGTCACGGTCGACCTTTCGGCGCGGCACGGGACGGCTGTGTCGCTTGAAATCTCGGTCAGGGACACCGGCATCGGCATGACCCCCGAGCAGCAGGCTTTGCTGTTCCATTCCTTCACCCAGGCGGACAGTTCGACCACACGCCGGTTTGGCGGCACAGGTCTGGGCCTTGCCATCAGCAAGCAGTTGGTCGAGTTGATGGGCGGGCATATCGGGGTCGAAAGCAGTCTTGGGCAGGGAACGACGGTTACGTTCAGTCTGGTGCTTCAGGCCGATGATGCCGCGCCGACGGTGCAGGACATGCCTTCGCCCGAACTCAAGCGGTTGCGCGTGCTGGTCGCTGATGACAACCCGGCCTCACGCGAAATCCTGCAGGCCATGTTTGCGGCATGGTCGATGAATGTCGATGTCGTTGCTTCGGGCAAGGAGGTGTTGGGCGCTCTTGTGACGGCTGCGGCCGATGCTGTGCCTTATGATCTGGTTTTGATGGATTGGAGGATGCCGGACATGAACGGCATCGAAACCGCCCGCGCCATCCGGCAGGATCTTTATCTGGCGAAAGTGCCCCATGTGTTTCTGGTCACGGCCCACGGGCATGATGAGGTCAGGGCCGAAGCGGAAACGGCGAACATCGCCGCCGTGCTGATCAAACCGATCGATCCGGCAACGATGCTCTCGACAATGACCACTGTGTTCGGCGCAGAGCAACCGGATCCTGCGGCTGGTGATGCTCCGGCCGGTACGGTGCCGATGGTGGCGCCCCATCTGCGCGGATTGCGCATTCTGGTGGCCGAGGACAACCAGATCAATCGCGAGATCGCGATTGAATTGCTGACCGATGCCGGGTTGCAGGTCGAGGTCGCCGAAAACGGCAGCATTGCTCTGGACTGCATCAGGGATGCGGCCGAGCCCTTTGATGCCATTCTGATGGATGTGCAGATGCCCGAAATGGACGGTATCGAAGCGACTGTGCGCATCCGCCAAACCTTTCCGCCCGAGCGTCTGCCGATCATT harbors:
- a CDS encoding hybrid sensor histidine kinase/response regulator gives rise to the protein MSDLDKLRVRFGRFLVIFLWLHIPVLAAVAFAVGRPPVAAGLAGALLAAAYHLIWWRRGIAPVTRYLSAVALMGEPALLVYLLAGHPWQMDMHMYFFALLALTIAWCDWRVVVVGAVAIAIHHIMLDFLLPLAVFADGADVSRVGLHAGIVALQTGVLVWLSRTLVESFAINNEALRERTLEAEEANRAKSLFLANMSHEIRTPMNAILGFCHLALRTGLTPKQQDYVSKINGAGLSLLRLINDILDFSKIEAGKLSLEIAPFDLRAALEGQLAMASVEAAKKRVAVELIMDPTVPASLLGDCLRLNQIVLNVVSNAVKFTENGTVTVTVDLSARHGTAVSLEISVRDTGIGMTPEQQALLFHSFTQADSSTTRRFGGTGLGLAISKQLVELMGGHIGVESSLGQGTTVTFSLVLQADDAAPTVQDMPSPELKRLRVLVADDNPASREILQAMFAAWSMNVDVVASGKEVLGALVTAAADAVPYDLVLMDWRMPDMNGIETARAIRQDLYLAKVPHVFLVTAHGHDEVRAEAETANIAAVLIKPIDPATMLSTMTTVFGAEQPDPAAGDAPAGTVPMVAPHLRGLRILVAEDNQINREIAIELLTDAGLQVEVAENGSIALDCIRDAAEPFDAILMDVQMPEMDGIEATVRIRQTFPPERLPIIAMTAHAYEAERQRCFDAGMNDHIAKPVDPALLVSKLDRWLKPRPSQTGSAGAAEPIVVPIKADILPDHLPPFGIEAALVRVNGKRALLRKLIVDFGDTFATAMSTLRGQIAAGDLKEARRLGHTLKGIAGTLEIGAVADAARRVETALAQSDLSRIEEQMDSLEQAILPALAASARLKRMQKPTLTQSGGQLDYSAWAAQIEEIRSLLHRRSLGARKAFQQLEEMLGASPEAAGLHAVKAALAKLNFEEALTQLDLLAGHGGHESGTTPLAAVNS
- a CDS encoding putative bifunctional diguanylate cyclase/phosphodiesterase; this translates as MVNQFDDVALLMQTQTADRGYRNRLTSFAAVVQPRLESGEALRHLTGAFDPAWIESNLARYFLDRDNITRLIVVDGRDRPLFFAMDGRSVDPGMISGAYASAMADLLGRTRAAEASIPSGKTDALPQPVQFTNILFAENQLYIMTSTLVRSHAGALGGPVVITMAPVDRSVLSIFSVGKLVNNFRVTTDLRGDDKTAVLPLQDLGGKVVAGLAWDRRNPGSDLLVRLMWPMVAMLLLLLLLGASLARQTHRYARGLILSEARARHLAFHDTLTQLPNRALMFERLNQLRSLARRSGMDVAVLCLDLDRFKEVNDTLGHPAGDTLIRAAARRLANLLRDTDTVARLGGDEFVILQPHSGAAGAAHLAERIINAFARPFDIDGQVVEIGCSIGITIISDPDISASEVLRQADLALYCSKEKGRNRATFFEPEMDAALRIRRHLEMDLREALNEEMLHMVYQPQVDAQGRMRGVEALVRWNHPEKGLIPPNAFVVLAEESGLIAQLGAFIVGRVFAETRNWHGVPVAINVSALQLRSPNFMVMISRLVAEHAIDPRQYEFEITETVLLGDDAATRDNIATLKQEGFAIALDDFGTGYSSLSSLQRFAVDRIKIDRAFVRNLDDDDEDAVRLIQAIIQLALALDLEVIAEGVETEGQRARLLECGCDHFQGFLFSRPVSAETLGQMIESRAPLGPVHSAALLAVSAAGQGRGR
- a CDS encoding GGDEF domain-containing protein, whose product is MIDRIKEFFVDNKLEVTPENLLAVHAAYSGSSPRLARKFSVMREENRIITQAWLDQVTERDEDGALRENAQHMLSRLSTRLEAFTSTAARARSDSGSYNAALEQVVSVLPGVDGGEFVSSLAELTRAMIERTQLLEESMRRSEQEATALRKSLDRAQRDAHVDHLTGLPNRRAFEAVLENEYREAQVRIEPLCLAFCDIDHFKRINDTHGHEAGDRVIQAIAQTLQRLSDDKCHVARHGGEEFVMLFRDKTPSQVHQLLDEARENLARRHFVNRKSDQPIGQITISGGVANVFAFPNARAALEAADGALYRAKRGGRNQICIA